A window of Belonocnema kinseyi isolate 2016_QV_RU_SX_M_011 chromosome 9, B_treatae_v1, whole genome shotgun sequence contains these coding sequences:
- the LOC117179474 gene encoding DNA-directed RNA polymerase II subunit RPB7 isoform X1, translating to MFYHISLEHEILLHPRYFGPQLLDTVKQKLYTEVEGTCTGKYGFVVAVTTIDNIGAGIIQPGQGFVVYPVKYKAIVFRPFKGEVLDGIVTQVNKVGMFAEIGPLSCFISHHSIPADMQFCPNVNPPCYKSKEEDVVIQADDEIRLKIVGTRVDATGIFAIGTLMDDYLGLVCN from the exons ATGTTTTACCAC ATATCTTTGGAGCACGAAATTCTCTTGCATCCTCGTTATTTCGGGCCACAGTTACTGGATACAGTAAAGCAGAAGCTTTATACGGAAGTTGAAGGCACCTGTACTGGAAA ATATGGTTTTGTAGTCGCGGTAACAACAATCGACAATATTGGAGCTGGTATTATTCAGCCGGGTCAGGGTTTCGTAGTTTATCCTGTCAAGTACAAGGCTATCGTTTTCCGACCATTTAAAGGAGAAGTTCTTGATGGAATTGTAACTCAGGTTAACAAG GTAGGAATGTTCGCTGAGATTGGTCCATTGTCATGTTTTATTTCACACCAC TCTATTCCCGCCGATATGCAATTCTGTCCAAATGTTAATCCTCCTTGCTACAAATCAAAGGAAGAGGATGTCGTTATACAAGCTGACGACGAAATAAGACTGAAAATAGTCGGAACGAGAGTAGATGCTACTGGAATC TTTGCCATTGGCACACTCATGGACGACTATTTAG GTTTGGTCTGCaactaa
- the LOC117179910 gene encoding ATPase family protein 2 homolog isoform X2, with the protein MVFLSETAMELCNIALGDEVLLTGKSVAVKTAFPCNDGSIVSLSLTKTAIEFEKLGTLIKVQKLDTDPYIAKEVLIELIGKQPIPPLSSEFDVMIRSHNDERIFAIGNIISVPFYGRKLIFKIVKVKFDTDLKLDEEMAEDLSQVFGTMNISENNRTIRLYKTNYTTKWTVLRSIQDDNRKKKRLKFDDIGGYSDLISKIQNLMDDALGVGGQMSQFNPIRGILLYGSPGVGKSTISNTLISEYDLYSVTISVLNLIPKNLGDTEIVLKELFEDAVAKAPSIILLEDIDTLCPKKSSSSTDQERKLLATLINLFDELRYTNSNVAVLATTSKLDFVDNSLRRAGRLQKEFEVSVPDRKIRREIIRKLLLKVPHTLTEKNIKDISSETHGFVAADLEGLCSEARSHAKERLSHQNIRSNLDIVEIMFEDVQYALRNVNPSAMKEALVEIPNVKWSEIGGQEDLKLKLKQAVEWPLKHPEVFQRMGIVPPKGVLMFGPPGCSKTMIAKALATESKLNFLNINGPELFSKWVGDSEKAVRDIFRKARQVAPSIIFIDEIDALGGERASSSKSGGSNVQERVLTQLLTELDGVTALGNVTLVAATNRPDRIDKALLRPGRLDRIIYVPLPDAETRREIFAIKLKKMPIADDIIIQDLVDITEGYSGAEIQAVCHEAAMNALELDLTATQITKDHFRTALSIVKPRTSVSLIKMYDNYIANADMQANRAS; encoded by the exons ATGGTATTTTTATCAGAAACTGCAATGGAATTGTGCAACATTGCTTTAGGTGACGAAGTACTTCTTACTGGAAAAAGCGTCGCTGTCAAAACTGCTTTTCCTTGTAATGATGGAAGTATTGTTAGTCTATCTCTAACGAAAACTG CCATCGAATTTGAAAAACTTGGAACACTTATCAAAGTTCAAAAATTAGACACAGATCCTTATATTGCAAAGGAAGTGTTGATAGAATTAATAGGAAAACAACCTATTCCACCTCTCTCATCTGAATTCGATGTGATGATCAGAAGCCATAACGACGAAAGGATATTTGCCATCGGAAACATAATTTCAGTTCCTttctatggtagaaaattaatcttcaaaattgtaaaggTGAAATTCGACACTGATTTAAAACTTGATGAAGAGATGGCGGAAGATTTGTCACAAGTGTTCGGAACAATGAATATTTCTGAAAACAATCGGACTATTCGTTTATATAAAACAAACTATACGACAAAATGGACCGTTTTGCGTAGTATACAGGATGATAACAGGAAGAAAAAGAGACTCAAATTCGACGATATCGGTGGATATTCAGATCTCATATCTAAAATACAAAATCTGATGGACGATGCCTTAGGAGTTGGTGGACAGATGAGCCAGTTTAACCCAATTAGAGGAATATTGCTCTACGGTTCACCGGGAGTCGGGAAATCCACAATTTCAAACACTCTAATATCAGAGTACGATCTGTATTCAGTAACCATCAGTGTTTTAAATCTAATTCCTAAAAATCTCGGAGACACAGAAATTGtattaaaagaactttttgaaGATGCAGTGGCTAAAGCGCCCAGtataattcttttagaagacATCGACACACTCTGTCCGAAGAAAAGTAGTTCAAGTACAGATCAGGAAAGAAAATTGCTGGCTACTTTAATCAATCTTTTCGACGAATTGCGATACACAAATTCCAATGTTGCTGTTTTAGCTACAACTTCGAAATTAGATTTCGTTGATAATTCTCTACGCCGAGCTGGTAGATTACAAAAGGAGTTCGAAGTCAGTGTGCCAGATCGGAAAATTCGGAGAGAGATCATCaggaaattattattgaaagtacCTCATACTCTcactgagaaaaatattaaagacATCTCTTCGGAGACTCACGGTTTTGTGGCTGCAGATTTGGAAGGTTTGTGTTCTGAAGCTAGGTCTCACGCTAAAGAACGCCTTTCCCACCAAAATATTAGATCTAATCTAGATATTGTGGAGATAATGTTTGAAGATGTCCAGTACGCTTTGAGAAATGTAAACCCTTCTGCGATGAAAGAGGCGTTGGTTGAAATTCCAAATGTGAAATGGTCGGAGATTGGTGGGCAAGAGGACTTGAAACTGAAATTGAAACAGGCTGTCGAGTGGCCTTTGAAACATCCGGAAGTCTTTCAGAGAATGGGTATTGTTCCCCCAAAAGGAGTTTTGATGTTTGGTCCACCGGGCTGTTCAAAAACTATGATTGCTAAAGCCCTGGCTACAGAAAgcaaacttaattttcttaacatCAAT GGTCCAGAATTGTTTTCCAAATGGGTGGGAGATTCCGAAAAGGCTGTAAGGGATATTTTCCGAAAAGCGAGACAAGTTGCTCcttctattattttcattgatGAAATTGATGCTCTCGGAGGCGAGAGGGCCTCTTCTTCGAAAAGCGGTGGAAGCAATGTGCAGGAAAGAGTTTTGACTCAACTTTTAACAGAGTTAGATGGAGTTACTGCCTTGGGGAATGTTACATTGGTTGCAGCAACCAACAGACCAGACAGAATTGATAAG GCACTTTTACGACCCGGTCGTCTGGATAGAATAATTTACGTGCCTTTGCCAGATGCAGAAACTAGGAGAGAAATATTTgccataaaattgaagaaaatgccAATCGCTGATGACATTATTATTCAGGACCTCGTGGATATAACTGAAGGTTACTCTGGTGCAGAAATCCAGGCTGTTTGTCACGAGGCTGCCATGAATGCCTTAGAATTAGATTTAACTGCAACACAAATCACGAAAGACCATTTCAGAACTGCGTTATCTATTGTAAAGCCCAGAACATCggtttcattaattaaaatgtatgatAATTATATTGCTAATGCGGATATGCAGGCAAATCGGGCGAGTTAA
- the LOC117179475 gene encoding uncharacterized protein LOC117179475 yields MAEEPIPPINVRLAVDRLEMNLFGNPEVQLRFYTPGEEVSNQGDFLRGHGTYVDEHNTLRSSAAGVLEKVNKLISIKPFRVRYQGEIGDVVIGRITEVQQKRWKVDTNAKLDSGLLLSSVNLPGGELRRRSVEDEQTMRRYLQEGDLICAEVQNTFADGSLSLHTRVLKYGKLSQGIMLKVDPGLIKRKKTHFHKLANGATLILGNNGYIWIGANTQDTDRSEGGFTQDLSRISQEDREVLRTFSKVKQKIMDACFTAFDKDGDGFLSILEFQLICRALFRNDRGKVYELEEQQLKDIFGVFNTKGDGLLDRKEFQVCWNRWIKVCTRPKSAFLIVDVQNDFISGSLNIKKCAAQHDGSEVIEPINRLLETVPFESVFFSLDWHPVDHVSFIDNLPLREIDLSSGISKEEVRVYDTVTFTGPPELKQRLWPRHCVQDSWGSELHKDLKIVDNAVKIYKGTNPDVDSYSVFWDNKKLTETTLSSQLQAKGATDIYICGLAYDVCVGATAVDALASGYRTILIDDCSRGVDLVDIEKTKSTVIANNGVIVNSSQVKAMVEGRDRRPELGYKLAMEIKQTLSDCGNGN; encoded by the exons ATGGCAGAAGAACCTATACCACCAATAAATGTACGATTAGCGGTTGATCGGTTAGAAATGAATTTATTTGGAAACCCTGAAGTTCAATTGCGGTTTTATACTCCAGGAGAGGAAGTTTCGAATCAAGGAGATTTTTTGAG AGGTCACGGTACTTATGTGGACGAACACAACACTTTGCGTTCATCGGCGGCTGGAGTTttagaaaaagtaaataaattgatttccaTAAAGCCCTTTAGAGTGCGATACCAAGGTGAAATCGGTGACGTAGTCATTGGACGAATTACTGAAGTGCAACAGAAAAGGTGGAAAGTGGATACAAATGCAAAATTGGATTCTGGACTTCTTCTTTCCAGTGTTAATTTACCTGGGGGAGAATTG agaAGAAGATCCGTCGAAGATGAGCAGACTATGCGTCGTTATTTACAAGAGGGTGATTTAATCTGTGCCGAAGTCCAAAATACATTTGCTGATGGATCGCTTTCACTGCATACGCGGGTTCTCAAATACGGAAAGTTGTCTCAAGGAATTATGCTGAAAGTTGATCCTGGTCTGATAAAGAGAAAGAAAACGCACTTCCATAAACTCGCTAATGGGGCAACTCTCATCCTCGGGAACAACGGATACATTTGGATAGGGGCGAATACGCAGGATACTGATCGTTCCGAAGGTGGTTTCACACAAGATTTAtctcgaatttctcaagaagATAGAGAAGTTT TGAGAACTTTTTCGAAGGTCAAACAAAA AATCATGGACGCGTGTTTTACTGCTTTCGATAAAGACGGGGATGGATTTCTCTCAATTTTGGAATTTCAGCTCATTTGCCGAGCTCTCTTTCGCAACGATCGAGGGAAAGTCTATGAACTTGAGGAGCAGCAATTGAAAGACATTTTCGgggtttttaatacaaaaggcgATGGTTTGCTGGACAGGAAAGAGTTTCAG gtcTGTTGGAATCGATGGATTAAAGTCTGCACAAGGCCAAAGAGCGCTTTTCTAATCGTAGATGTGCAGAATGATTTCATCAGTGGATCCCTTAACATAAAGAAATGTGCTGCTCAACATGATggttcggaagttattgaaccaATAAATCGTTTGCTAGAGACTGTTCCTTTTGAATCCGTATTTTTTTCACTTGATTGGCATCCTGTGGATCATGTTTCGTTCATCGATAATCTTCCTCTTAG agaaattgACTTGTCCAGTGGAATATCAAAGGAAGAAGTCCGAGTATATGATACAGTAACATTCACCGGTCCTCCCGAATTAAAGCAAAGATTATGGCCAAGGCATTGCGTTCAAGATTCCTGGGGTTCAGAGCttcacaaggatttaaaaatcGTTGACAACGCGGTTAAAATCTACAAGGGAACAAATCCTGATGTCGACTCCTATTCAGTATTCTGGGATAATAAAAAACTGACAGAAACGACATTATCTTCTCAGTTGCAAGCAAAAGGAGCGACCGATATTTATATTTGTGGCCTGGCTTATGATGTTTGCGTCGGAGCCACGGCTGTTGATGCTCTAGCAAGTGGATACCGAACCATCCTCATCGACGACTGCAGCAGAGGCGTTGACCTGGTGGATATTGAAAAAACGAAATCGACTGTTATAGCCAATAATGGCGTGATCGTAAATTCAAGCCAGGTCAAAGCAATGGTTGAAGGGCGGGACCGCAGACCAGAACTCGGTTATAAACTCGCGATGGAAATAAAGCAGACGCTTAGCGATTGTGGAAATGGCAATTGA
- the LOC117179910 gene encoding ATPase family protein 2 homolog isoform X1, which yields MSPKRKSNANTSKWMKCDICESIIRSEDSEDHLRECPPPNENWNHKFIRNCILHSIVEVYNPKEFPKNISEATANNMVFLSETAMELCNIALGDEVLLTGKSVAVKTAFPCNDGSIVSLSLTKTAIEFEKLGTLIKVQKLDTDPYIAKEVLIELIGKQPIPPLSSEFDVMIRSHNDERIFAIGNIISVPFYGRKLIFKIVKVKFDTDLKLDEEMAEDLSQVFGTMNISENNRTIRLYKTNYTTKWTVLRSIQDDNRKKKRLKFDDIGGYSDLISKIQNLMDDALGVGGQMSQFNPIRGILLYGSPGVGKSTISNTLISEYDLYSVTISVLNLIPKNLGDTEIVLKELFEDAVAKAPSIILLEDIDTLCPKKSSSSTDQERKLLATLINLFDELRYTNSNVAVLATTSKLDFVDNSLRRAGRLQKEFEVSVPDRKIRREIIRKLLLKVPHTLTEKNIKDISSETHGFVAADLEGLCSEARSHAKERLSHQNIRSNLDIVEIMFEDVQYALRNVNPSAMKEALVEIPNVKWSEIGGQEDLKLKLKQAVEWPLKHPEVFQRMGIVPPKGVLMFGPPGCSKTMIAKALATESKLNFLNINGPELFSKWVGDSEKAVRDIFRKARQVAPSIIFIDEIDALGGERASSSKSGGSNVQERVLTQLLTELDGVTALGNVTLVAATNRPDRIDKALLRPGRLDRIIYVPLPDAETRREIFAIKLKKMPIADDIIIQDLVDITEGYSGAEIQAVCHEAAMNALELDLTATQITKDHFRTALSIVKPRTSVSLIKMYDNYIANADMQANRAS from the exons atgtCACCTAAACGCAAATCGAATGCAAATACGAGTAAGTGGATGAAGTGTGATATTTGTGAATCCATTATTAGATCAGAAGATAGTGAAGATCATTTGCGAGAATGTCCTCCACCAAACGAAAACTGGAATCACAAATTTATCCGAAACTGTATTTTACATAGCATAGTAGAAGTTTACAATCCAAAGG AATTTCCTAAAAACATTAGTGAAGCTACTGCTAACAACATGGTATTTTTATCAGAAACTGCAATGGAATTGTGCAACATTGCTTTAGGTGACGAAGTACTTCTTACTGGAAAAAGCGTCGCTGTCAAAACTGCTTTTCCTTGTAATGATGGAAGTATTGTTAGTCTATCTCTAACGAAAACTG CCATCGAATTTGAAAAACTTGGAACACTTATCAAAGTTCAAAAATTAGACACAGATCCTTATATTGCAAAGGAAGTGTTGATAGAATTAATAGGAAAACAACCTATTCCACCTCTCTCATCTGAATTCGATGTGATGATCAGAAGCCATAACGACGAAAGGATATTTGCCATCGGAAACATAATTTCAGTTCCTttctatggtagaaaattaatcttcaaaattgtaaaggTGAAATTCGACACTGATTTAAAACTTGATGAAGAGATGGCGGAAGATTTGTCACAAGTGTTCGGAACAATGAATATTTCTGAAAACAATCGGACTATTCGTTTATATAAAACAAACTATACGACAAAATGGACCGTTTTGCGTAGTATACAGGATGATAACAGGAAGAAAAAGAGACTCAAATTCGACGATATCGGTGGATATTCAGATCTCATATCTAAAATACAAAATCTGATGGACGATGCCTTAGGAGTTGGTGGACAGATGAGCCAGTTTAACCCAATTAGAGGAATATTGCTCTACGGTTCACCGGGAGTCGGGAAATCCACAATTTCAAACACTCTAATATCAGAGTACGATCTGTATTCAGTAACCATCAGTGTTTTAAATCTAATTCCTAAAAATCTCGGAGACACAGAAATTGtattaaaagaactttttgaaGATGCAGTGGCTAAAGCGCCCAGtataattcttttagaagacATCGACACACTCTGTCCGAAGAAAAGTAGTTCAAGTACAGATCAGGAAAGAAAATTGCTGGCTACTTTAATCAATCTTTTCGACGAATTGCGATACACAAATTCCAATGTTGCTGTTTTAGCTACAACTTCGAAATTAGATTTCGTTGATAATTCTCTACGCCGAGCTGGTAGATTACAAAAGGAGTTCGAAGTCAGTGTGCCAGATCGGAAAATTCGGAGAGAGATCATCaggaaattattattgaaagtacCTCATACTCTcactgagaaaaatattaaagacATCTCTTCGGAGACTCACGGTTTTGTGGCTGCAGATTTGGAAGGTTTGTGTTCTGAAGCTAGGTCTCACGCTAAAGAACGCCTTTCCCACCAAAATATTAGATCTAATCTAGATATTGTGGAGATAATGTTTGAAGATGTCCAGTACGCTTTGAGAAATGTAAACCCTTCTGCGATGAAAGAGGCGTTGGTTGAAATTCCAAATGTGAAATGGTCGGAGATTGGTGGGCAAGAGGACTTGAAACTGAAATTGAAACAGGCTGTCGAGTGGCCTTTGAAACATCCGGAAGTCTTTCAGAGAATGGGTATTGTTCCCCCAAAAGGAGTTTTGATGTTTGGTCCACCGGGCTGTTCAAAAACTATGATTGCTAAAGCCCTGGCTACAGAAAgcaaacttaattttcttaacatCAAT GGTCCAGAATTGTTTTCCAAATGGGTGGGAGATTCCGAAAAGGCTGTAAGGGATATTTTCCGAAAAGCGAGACAAGTTGCTCcttctattattttcattgatGAAATTGATGCTCTCGGAGGCGAGAGGGCCTCTTCTTCGAAAAGCGGTGGAAGCAATGTGCAGGAAAGAGTTTTGACTCAACTTTTAACAGAGTTAGATGGAGTTACTGCCTTGGGGAATGTTACATTGGTTGCAGCAACCAACAGACCAGACAGAATTGATAAG GCACTTTTACGACCCGGTCGTCTGGATAGAATAATTTACGTGCCTTTGCCAGATGCAGAAACTAGGAGAGAAATATTTgccataaaattgaagaaaatgccAATCGCTGATGACATTATTATTCAGGACCTCGTGGATATAACTGAAGGTTACTCTGGTGCAGAAATCCAGGCTGTTTGTCACGAGGCTGCCATGAATGCCTTAGAATTAGATTTAACTGCAACACAAATCACGAAAGACCATTTCAGAACTGCGTTATCTATTGTAAAGCCCAGAACATCggtttcattaattaaaatgtatgatAATTATATTGCTAATGCGGATATGCAGGCAAATCGGGCGAGTTAA
- the LOC117179474 gene encoding DNA-directed RNA polymerase II subunit RPB7 isoform X2: MFYHISLEHEILLHPRYFGPQLLDTVKQKLYTEVEGTCTGKYGFVVAVTTIDNIGAGIIQPGQGFVVYPVKYKAIVFRPFKGEVLDGIVTQVNKSIPADMQFCPNVNPPCYKSKEEDVVIQADDEIRLKIVGTRVDATGIFAIGTLMDDYLGLVCN; this comes from the exons ATGTTTTACCAC ATATCTTTGGAGCACGAAATTCTCTTGCATCCTCGTTATTTCGGGCCACAGTTACTGGATACAGTAAAGCAGAAGCTTTATACGGAAGTTGAAGGCACCTGTACTGGAAA ATATGGTTTTGTAGTCGCGGTAACAACAATCGACAATATTGGAGCTGGTATTATTCAGCCGGGTCAGGGTTTCGTAGTTTATCCTGTCAAGTACAAGGCTATCGTTTTCCGACCATTTAAAGGAGAAGTTCTTGATGGAATTGTAACTCAGGTTAACAAG TCTATTCCCGCCGATATGCAATTCTGTCCAAATGTTAATCCTCCTTGCTACAAATCAAAGGAAGAGGATGTCGTTATACAAGCTGACGACGAAATAAGACTGAAAATAGTCGGAACGAGAGTAGATGCTACTGGAATC TTTGCCATTGGCACACTCATGGACGACTATTTAG GTTTGGTCTGCaactaa